TTATATGATACCCTTCAAAACCAACATAGATTATCCCGCTATACTGGTAGTGAGTGGCTCTATCGTTTTTTAATCTCCCTATTGCGAAATATAGAATTTCCACCCCATAAAGTAATAAATCCCCATGTATCTTCTGCCATGGAATGGATGAAAAAAAATTACACTTACCAAATAAATCTGGAGGATATGTGCCCGGAGATTGGTGTTTCTTACTCCCATTTGACAAGGCAGTTCTATAAGGAGCAAGGCATTACACCTGTTCAGTTTTTAACCCAGCTTCGTCTGGAGCACGGAATGCAGCTACTATTGAATACTGATCTTCCTATAGAAAAAATAGCAAAAGAGTGTGGATTTGCATCAGCCAATTATTTTACAAAGGTATATAAAAAGGCTTTACACATTACACCCAGCGAATATCGCCAACAGCATAGGGTTTAATATAATAATCTCTTGATGGGAGGAATATTTATATGGCAATTGATAAGCAGAATTTAGAAGACATGGATACAATATTATCTCATAGATATGACAATGGAGCCGACCTATGGGCAACCCCTGATAAACGATTATTAAAAGGAGCGCCTTTTTCCACTTTTGAGTGTGCATTATATCTTCTAGAGTTAGGCATGTCCTCCGATGATCCCTTAATGAAAACTATAGCAGATTTGATTTTTAGCACCTGGAAGGAAGACGGTCGCTTCAAAATATATCCAACAGGGGGCATTTATCCTTGTCAGACTGCAATTGCCGCAAAAGTACTATGCCATATGGAATATGCTAATGATTCCAGATTAAAGGTAACCTTTCAACATTTTTTAGATACCCAGTATAATGATGGAGGTTGGAGATGCAATAAATTTTT
The nucleotide sequence above comes from Variimorphobacter saccharofermentans. Encoded proteins:
- a CDS encoding AraC family transcriptional regulator; its protein translation is MSWQLGNYGFYDIDCIAEQSLCIHDLGIELRREESYNFDNSTRDYHGYLFQYTLDGYGIYNYQGTSYKLTKGKAFFISFPENSQYCLSQEEVDSEYHWTFFYLHFSGPAVQPFFNRIREISGPVLELDIDSMPINLFFELYDTLQNQHRLSRYTGSEWLYRFLISLLRNIEFPPHKVINPHVSSAMEWMKKNYTYQINLEDMCPEIGVSYSHLTRQFYKEQGITPVQFLTQLRLEHGMQLLLNTDLPIEKIAKECGFASANYFTKVYKKALHITPSEYRQQHRV